The Sedimentisphaera salicampi genome includes a region encoding these proteins:
- the glgP gene encoding alpha-glucan family phosphorylase, giving the protein MRNIRLFNVLPKIPQKLQFLETLADNVWWCWNKEAIALFRYIDLDLWKDCKSNPKILLKRAGQKRLEELSEDPTFLKQLEEVREKFQAEVEKPEKEKKNSSGNNCIAYFSLEHGLHESIRLYSGGLGILAGDHLKSASELELPMVGVGLLYRQGYFRQTIDKEGWQNEHYPDNNIEHMPLSRARDADGGEIMVSLRLADQVVHAIVWQMKVGNVKLYLLDTEIPENSPDMRSITWRLYGGDKKMRLHQELLLGIAGHQALVKLGYEPKVCHINEGHAAFISLARISHLIETKDIDYNTAIQIAWRTNIFTTHTPVPAGNEVFDIDLLRPYLEALQEDLHLDPARILRWGLPPDSGEDIREFSMTILGLRMANYSNGVSKLHGQVARNMWAHLWPDKPKDEVPIKHVTNGVHVRSWVSRRNQELYDRYLSPGWEHFIDNETICSEIDRIPDTLLWQVHQMEKADLVHSTRSAITKQLSNLNATEKEKRSVHNCLDPYALTIGFARRFATYKRATLLLSDKERLANLLKSEDKPVQFIFAGKAHPADEKGKSFIHEIIQFAKEYGVSHRVVFLEDYDIRIARTMVHGVDVWLNNPERPKEASGTSGMKVAINGGINCSILDGWWAEAYCPECGWAIPSRDDVYDEQYRNVIEAQALFNILENEIIPCYYSRKTGEMPAEWIAKIKESLKMALYNFSSNRMVYEYKNHFYAPALEAYDKLTASKCKYAKELAQVKQTYYEKLGNVNIGIPQIIEDISHVYVNDKITVRLEVYLDGLDPEQVDVELYYGPVDPTNQVISSNTAKMNIIEDKSKGNYLYEAQVDCQMAGRFGVTARLTPAGNIWDNHIPNFVVWSD; this is encoded by the coding sequence ATGAGAAACATTCGTCTTTTTAATGTTTTACCGAAGATTCCCCAAAAGCTCCAATTTTTAGAAACCCTTGCAGATAATGTATGGTGGTGCTGGAACAAAGAAGCAATTGCCCTTTTCAGATATATAGACCTTGATCTTTGGAAAGATTGTAAATCAAATCCGAAAATCCTGCTAAAAAGAGCAGGACAGAAAAGGCTTGAAGAGCTTTCGGAAGACCCAACCTTCCTTAAACAGTTAGAGGAAGTTCGCGAGAAATTTCAGGCTGAAGTTGAGAAACCGGAAAAAGAGAAAAAAAACAGCAGCGGAAATAACTGCATAGCATATTTCTCACTCGAACACGGGCTTCATGAAAGCATTCGTCTTTATTCCGGCGGGCTCGGCATCCTTGCAGGCGACCACTTAAAAAGCGCTTCAGAGCTTGAGCTCCCGATGGTAGGCGTCGGCCTTTTATACCGTCAGGGATATTTCCGCCAGACGATAGACAAAGAGGGCTGGCAAAACGAGCATTACCCTGACAACAACATTGAGCATATGCCTCTTTCAAGGGCGAGGGATGCAGACGGTGGCGAGATAATGGTTTCGCTCCGCCTTGCTGATCAGGTGGTTCATGCGATAGTATGGCAGATGAAAGTCGGGAATGTAAAATTGTATCTTCTTGACACTGAGATCCCTGAGAATTCACCTGATATGCGCAGCATCACTTGGCGGCTCTATGGAGGAGACAAGAAAATGCGGCTCCATCAGGAGCTTCTCTTGGGCATCGCAGGCCATCAGGCGCTAGTTAAGCTTGGATACGAACCGAAGGTATGCCATATAAATGAGGGGCACGCCGCTTTCATAAGCCTTGCGCGTATTTCGCACCTTATCGAAACAAAGGATATAGACTACAACACTGCTATCCAGATTGCATGGCGGACAAACATATTTACCACCCACACACCTGTACCAGCAGGCAATGAAGTGTTTGACATAGACCTTCTCCGCCCATACCTCGAGGCGCTTCAGGAAGACCTTCATTTAGACCCTGCCAGGATACTGCGCTGGGGGCTGCCTCCTGATTCAGGGGAAGATATCCGCGAGTTTTCGATGACAATTCTCGGTCTTCGCATGGCGAACTACTCAAACGGTGTAAGCAAACTCCACGGGCAGGTTGCAAGGAATATGTGGGCGCATTTGTGGCCGGATAAGCCGAAGGATGAAGTTCCTATCAAGCACGTAACAAACGGTGTGCACGTGAGAAGCTGGGTTTCAAGGCGCAATCAGGAGCTTTATGACAGGTATCTCTCGCCCGGCTGGGAACACTTTATAGATAATGAAACTATATGCAGTGAGATAGACCGGATCCCGGACACCCTGCTCTGGCAGGTTCATCAGATGGAAAAGGCTGACCTAGTGCACAGTACCAGAAGCGCTATAACCAAACAGCTTTCAAACCTGAACGCCACAGAAAAAGAGAAAAGAAGCGTACATAACTGCCTCGACCCCTATGCACTTACTATCGGCTTTGCAAGGAGATTTGCCACTTACAAACGCGCAACTCTTCTGCTCTCGGACAAAGAGAGGCTTGCAAACCTTCTAAAGAGCGAGGACAAGCCTGTGCAGTTTATATTTGCGGGCAAGGCGCACCCTGCAGACGAGAAAGGCAAGAGCTTTATCCATGAGATAATCCAGTTTGCCAAGGAATACGGTGTATCGCACAGGGTAGTGTTCCTTGAAGACTACGATATCAGAATCGCAAGAACGATGGTGCACGGCGTAGATGTATGGCTGAATAATCCCGAGCGGCCAAAAGAGGCCAGCGGCACCTCCGGTATGAAGGTTGCAATAAACGGCGGGATAAACTGCAGCATCCTCGACGGCTGGTGGGCAGAGGCCTACTGCCCCGAATGCGGGTGGGCAATCCCCAGCAGGGATGACGTTTATGATGAGCAGTACAGGAATGTAATTGAAGCTCAGGCGCTTTTTAACATTCTGGAAAATGAAATCATCCCCTGCTATTACAGCCGCAAAACAGGCGAAATGCCCGCAGAGTGGATAGCAAAAATCAAAGAGAGCCTGAAGATGGCCTTGTACAATTTCTCAAGCAACAGGATGGTTTACGAATATAAAAACCATTTCTACGCGCCTGCATTAGAGGCGTACGACAAACTTACGGCTTCAAAATGCAAGTATGCCAAAGAGCTTGCACAAGTGAAACAGACATACTACGAAAAGCTTGGGAACGTTAATATCGGGATACCGCAGATAATAGAAGATATATCGCACGTTTATGTTAATGATAAGATAACAGTACGGCTTGAGGTTTATTTAGACGGCCTTGACCCGGAGCAGGTGGATGTGGAGCTCTATTACGGGCCTGTAGATCCTACAAATCAGGTTATCTCGAGCAATACAGCTAAAATGAATATAATAGAAGATAAATCTAAAGGCAATTATTTATACGAAGCGCAGGTGGACTGTCAGATGGCAGGCAGGTTCGGCGTAACGGCCAGACTCACCCCTGCAGGAAACATTTGGGACAATCATATACCTAATTTCGTTGTCTGGTCTGATTAG
- a CDS encoding alpha-amylase family glycosyl hydrolase: MKTPNKTYKSKAAALLDDPYLQHYQSFIDRRKELLEFKKKKYAGSGNLSDFANGHHYYGMRKTSAGSWTFREWAPNAQRIFLIGDFSGWKEMSEFELKRINKKGDWEIELAEEKISHEMLYKLKLYWEGGEGERIPSYATRAVQDFSTNIFSAQVWEPERPYVFKHSCPEQADPIIYEAHTGMAGEAEDVSSFIHFADHIIPYIAECEYNTIQLMAVMEHPYYGSFGYHVSNYFAVSSRFGTPEDFKYLVDRAHSFGLRIVMDIVHSHSVKNEQEGLARFDGTIYQYFHEGEKGNHWLWDSYCFDYSKPEVVHFLLSNCKYWLEEYNIDGFRFDGITSMLYSHHGLGKDFTSYDDYFNGDADEDAFCYLALANELTHQIHPNAMTIAEDVSGMPGLCCPVWEGGCGFDFRMAMGVTDCWFKLLDIPDESWNISYLTHELLNKRAEEKTISYVECHDQALVGGKTAIFTLIDKEMYFNMHAGSENLVIDRGIALHKIMRIATIFTGDSGYLNFMGNEFGHPEWIDFPREGNGWSYKYARRQWSLKDDKNLRYHHLLNFDNAAIKMAGKEEIYKTDPCLLHFDSQDKVFAVKRGEMVLFVNLHPEKSYEGYGVECLPGKYHIALNSDKGCMGGFERIDEQIDYYTEHYIENDTVKNILKVYLPSRTAVVLKRNEALASHP, translated from the coding sequence ATGAAAACTCCAAACAAAACATATAAAAGCAAAGCAGCCGCCCTGCTCGATGATCCTTACCTGCAGCATTACCAATCCTTCATCGACCGCAGGAAAGAACTGCTCGAATTTAAAAAGAAGAAGTATGCCGGCAGCGGCAACCTTTCTGATTTCGCTAACGGGCATCATTACTATGGAATGCGCAAAACTTCCGCCGGCAGCTGGACATTCAGAGAATGGGCTCCAAATGCCCAGCGCATATTCCTGATAGGTGATTTTTCCGGCTGGAAAGAGATGTCGGAGTTTGAACTGAAACGGATAAATAAAAAGGGCGACTGGGAAATCGAGCTGGCTGAAGAGAAAATCAGCCACGAGATGCTTTATAAGCTGAAACTTTACTGGGAAGGCGGAGAAGGCGAAAGGATACCCTCCTACGCAACAAGAGCTGTGCAGGATTTCAGCACCAATATATTCAGCGCTCAGGTTTGGGAGCCTGAAAGACCTTACGTCTTCAAACACAGCTGCCCTGAACAGGCAGACCCGATTATCTATGAGGCTCATACAGGTATGGCAGGCGAGGCAGAAGATGTTTCAAGCTTCATTCATTTCGCTGATCATATCATACCCTATATCGCCGAATGCGAATACAACACAATTCAGCTGATGGCTGTAATGGAGCATCCGTATTACGGGTCTTTCGGTTATCACGTTTCGAATTATTTTGCAGTAAGCTCGAGATTCGGAACGCCGGAGGATTTCAAGTATCTCGTGGACAGGGCTCACAGCTTTGGGCTAAGGATAGTTATGGATATTGTACACTCCCACTCCGTTAAAAACGAGCAGGAAGGGCTGGCAAGATTCGACGGAACGATATATCAGTATTTCCACGAAGGGGAAAAGGGCAATCACTGGCTCTGGGATTCATACTGCTTTGATTACAGCAAACCGGAGGTGGTGCATTTTCTCCTGTCAAACTGCAAGTACTGGCTTGAGGAATACAATATCGACGGCTTCCGGTTCGACGGGATAACCAGTATGCTCTATTCGCACCACGGCCTCGGGAAGGACTTTACAAGCTACGACGATTATTTCAACGGCGATGCGGATGAAGATGCTTTCTGCTATCTCGCCCTTGCCAATGAGCTGACACATCAGATTCATCCTAACGCTATGACAATCGCTGAAGACGTGAGCGGGATGCCCGGGCTTTGCTGCCCTGTCTGGGAGGGAGGCTGCGGATTTGATTTCCGAATGGCGATGGGTGTAACGGACTGCTGGTTTAAATTGCTGGATATACCAGATGAGAGCTGGAATATCAGCTATCTCACTCACGAACTGCTCAACAAGCGGGCTGAAGAGAAAACGATAAGCTATGTGGAATGCCACGACCAGGCTCTCGTGGGCGGAAAGACTGCAATATTCACTCTCATAGACAAAGAGATGTATTTCAATATGCACGCCGGTTCTGAGAATTTAGTTATCGACAGGGGCATCGCCCTGCACAAGATAATGCGTATTGCAACGATATTCACGGGCGACAGCGGCTACCTGAATTTTATGGGCAATGAGTTCGGCCACCCTGAATGGATTGATTTTCCGCGTGAGGGTAACGGCTGGTCTTACAAATACGCGAGAAGACAATGGAGCCTGAAAGACGACAAGAACCTAAGATACCATCACCTCCTGAATTTCGACAATGCGGCCATAAAAATGGCAGGAAAAGAAGAGATCTACAAAACCGACCCCTGCCTTCTGCACTTCGACAGTCAGGACAAGGTGTTTGCTGTTAAGAGGGGCGAGATGGTGCTGTTTGTCAATCTTCATCCTGAGAAATCCTACGAAGGATACGGGGTTGAATGCCTGCCGGGTAAATACCATATAGCACTAAACAGCGACAAGGGATGTATGGGTGGATTTGAAAGAATAGACGAACAGATTGATTATTACACAGAGCATTATATTGAGAATGATACTGTGAAGAATATTCTCAAGGTTTATCTGCCCTCCCGAACAGCAGTTGTATTAAAAAGAAACGAAGCGCTTGCGAGCCATCCATAA
- a CDS encoding glycogen synthase: MAIKKRASKSKSLRILVVTPEVTYLPDGMGNYANQLAAKAGGLADVSASLISCLYELGADVHIAIPNFRRIFSFEIGRLVEDELRLYLNKLSHSRIHLAEDRVFYYQDKIYGNYMKESFKVSLAFQREVVNNIIPNVNPDIIHCNDWMTGLIPGFARRLNIPCLFTVHNIHTQRLTLEYIEEHGGIDAANFWQNLYYEYPPQNYEESRSSNLVDLLTSGIFAAHFINTVSPTFLEEIINGQHNFIPGQVRSEISNKYHSGCAAGILNSPDPSYNPETDEALEENYDTTNFYSAKKANKAAFQKALGLTEDPNAPLFFWPSRLDPNQKGCQLLAEILFKTINENVKENLQVAIVANGEFKEHFHNIAAFHNIHSSLAVHDFSENLSRLGFAASDFMLMPSLFEPCGLPQMIAPKYGSLPVANDTGGLHDTIVHMDSLNNCGNGFLFNTYNSEGLKWAIEQAVEFHKLPEETKQRQIKRVMEEANARFNHSVTAQAYIDIYEKMAKRPLID, from the coding sequence ATGGCTATTAAGAAACGCGCCTCCAAAAGTAAATCCCTACGGATTTTAGTGGTTACGCCTGAGGTAACCTACCTGCCCGACGGTATGGGCAATTATGCCAACCAGCTTGCCGCCAAGGCGGGCGGGCTTGCAGATGTGTCTGCTTCTCTTATCTCATGTCTTTATGAGCTTGGCGCAGATGTGCATATCGCAATCCCCAATTTTCGAAGGATATTCAGCTTTGAAATCGGAAGGCTTGTGGAAGATGAGCTCAGGCTGTATCTAAACAAGCTAAGCCACAGCAGGATACACCTCGCCGAAGACAGGGTTTTCTACTATCAGGACAAGATCTACGGCAACTATATGAAGGAAAGCTTCAAGGTTAGCCTTGCTTTTCAGAGAGAGGTTGTAAACAACATAATCCCGAATGTAAATCCGGATATAATACACTGCAACGACTGGATGACCGGACTTATCCCCGGCTTTGCGCGGAGGCTCAATATCCCCTGCCTTTTCACCGTACACAATATCCACACACAGCGGCTCACGCTTGAATACATCGAAGAGCACGGCGGGATAGATGCAGCAAATTTCTGGCAGAATCTTTACTATGAGTATCCCCCGCAAAACTATGAGGAATCTCGTTCGAGCAATCTTGTTGACCTTCTTACAAGCGGAATTTTTGCTGCACATTTTATAAATACCGTGAGCCCGACTTTCCTGGAAGAGATTATAAATGGGCAGCACAACTTCATTCCCGGGCAGGTGCGGAGCGAAATATCTAACAAGTATCACTCGGGCTGCGCCGCCGGTATTCTGAATTCTCCAGACCCTTCATACAACCCTGAAACAGATGAAGCTCTTGAAGAAAATTACGACACCACAAATTTCTATTCGGCCAAAAAGGCTAATAAGGCGGCCTTTCAAAAGGCTCTCGGGCTTACCGAGGACCCTAATGCCCCGCTCTTTTTCTGGCCTTCAAGGCTCGATCCGAATCAGAAAGGCTGTCAGCTTCTGGCTGAGATTCTCTTCAAGACCATCAATGAAAACGTTAAGGAGAATCTGCAGGTGGCGATTGTTGCCAACGGCGAATTCAAAGAGCACTTCCATAATATCGCCGCCTTCCACAATATCCACAGCAGCCTTGCAGTACACGATTTCAGCGAAAACCTCTCAAGGCTTGGATTTGCGGCGTCTGACTTTATGCTGATGCCTTCGCTATTCGAGCCCTGCGGTTTACCTCAGATGATAGCGCCGAAATACGGGAGCCTTCCGGTTGCAAACGATACTGGAGGTCTTCACGATACTATAGTTCATATGGACTCACTTAACAACTGCGGGAACGGGTTTCTCTTCAACACATACAATTCCGAGGGGCTCAAATGGGCAATAGAACAGGCTGTTGAGTTCCACAAACTCCCCGAAGAAACCAAACAAAGGCAGATTAAAAGGGTAATGGAAGAGGCGAATGCAAGATTCAACCATTCCGTTACTGCTCAGGCTTATATTGATATTTATGAAAAGATGGCCAAAAGGCCTCTGATAGATTAG
- a CDS encoding amylo-alpha-1,6-glucosidase, whose protein sequence is MKIIQTPSPGTNLLKHEGDTVKFILKVPDHLKGQAYLRSNLFRGHQQRKQIIESVEKAKEVLGKDWHDIKMHHKGKGVYEVELALTETGCFSAKTLFISEGEIPQVYWPEGENTNIKVEPAFTFGGNTIYSVFPRLFGINKYKKQTVDEEQIKDLDGRGYTIIPPSGTFRDVIKELDHIIGDLGFKIIQLLPVHPIPTTFARMGRYGSPFASKDFFDVDHGSAEFDKTASPMNQFEELVDQIHLREGKVFLDLPANHTGWASQIQEHFPQWVKKKDTGEFVSPGAWGVEWADLCELDYSSSGLCRYMAEVFLFWCSKGVDGFRCDAGYMIPLDVWRYITARVREEYPHTIFLLEGLGGPLETTKALLTKGNLNWAYSELFQNYNREQIEGYAQFFLDTSLNLGTLVNFAETHDNNRLAGSGKNFSILRTLLCALLSDCGAYGITCGVEWLAEEKIDVHNCSCLNWDSEDNIKYTVKSAVRVITNHPCFQAGTRRRFIHSGSENSLALLRHAPGGEKLLILSNLDSGNESSVQWSWEDFSCKDDTLVNLLTESEKDFCMENHTAKVRLAPGEVLCLSRSKEYQNYCQQKKDAPEHTKQTAKARMMQIWQNLNEEADCSKVDFRRLGEDFIKNPQAAVNKLLRESGHSNKIVHWKAPEDSRRNVILPSEHLLFVTAESPFLAEIKSSGKVFERHYSIRCEEGKYIAAFNPMEETGSVEEFDFILRLFEDKPKQLKSKLVCPPEETPVKICLDKNYEDIRDRSDYAICSNEIGSMAQVRSRWGEIYSKYDAVFAANLSPEFPADRIASVVRCRVWLRYRDYSTPIEASCQRIFTTDMNNRVLWEFQAPVGMGKMVPFKIILDFSETSNSAVLRFSRPKADDSGLCLEDSEQVRVIVRPDVDARLCHMVTKAYKGPERDYEKMKNHTKRELIFSHSQNYRLSVEAERGSFTPQSEWKYMHNLPVEEHRGLESTTDLFSPGYFSFNLAGGEHSGLSIAVNEENPKAFSEVREPETGQKYKIQKLLKTALKRYIVRRGEFRTVLAGFPWFLDWGRDTLIALRGFIAAGFYEQSRKIILQFAKFEEGGTLPNMIRAEDVSNRDTSDAPLWLFAAVKEYISYCSKDILNEKVDGRTLLEVLESIAENYQRGTDNGIKMDEQSGLIFSPSHFTWMDTNYPAGTPREGYPVEIQALWEAALRFLSQTKSKNPSRWAELAEKVRENISLLYENKNGLSDCLHCSPGTPANEAEPDDHCRCNQLFAITLGAISNKKLAEKILQNCQRLLVPGGIRSLADEPVEYELEIRDGSGQPLNDSFYPYKGVYGGDEDTSRKPAYHNGTAWGWVLPSYCEGLAMVHGTSGISTAKAVINAAFQTIQNGCIGHLPEILDGNAPHNQRGCKAQGWSVSEFYRLAKTLEI, encoded by the coding sequence ATGAAAATAATTCAAACCCCCTCCCCCGGCACAAATCTTCTCAAACACGAAGGCGATACTGTTAAATTCATTCTCAAAGTTCCTGATCATCTAAAGGGGCAGGCCTATCTGAGAAGCAATCTTTTCCGCGGGCATCAGCAAAGGAAGCAGATTATTGAGAGCGTTGAGAAGGCAAAAGAGGTGCTCGGGAAAGACTGGCACGACATTAAGATGCACCACAAGGGCAAGGGTGTTTACGAGGTTGAGCTTGCCCTTACAGAAACTGGCTGCTTTTCTGCGAAAACGCTTTTTATATCAGAAGGCGAAATACCTCAGGTTTACTGGCCTGAGGGCGAGAATACAAACATAAAGGTTGAGCCGGCTTTCACTTTCGGCGGAAATACTATATATTCAGTTTTCCCGCGGCTTTTTGGGATTAACAAATACAAAAAACAAACTGTTGATGAAGAACAGATCAAAGATTTAGACGGCCGGGGATATACCATTATCCCCCCTTCCGGTACATTCAGGGACGTGATAAAAGAGCTCGATCATATAATCGGCGATCTTGGCTTCAAGATAATCCAGCTTCTTCCCGTTCATCCTATCCCCACTACCTTTGCTCGAATGGGCAGGTACGGCAGTCCGTTTGCGTCGAAGGATTTTTTCGATGTTGACCACGGCAGTGCTGAATTCGACAAAACCGCCTCTCCAATGAATCAGTTTGAAGAGCTTGTAGACCAGATACACCTAAGAGAAGGAAAGGTTTTCCTCGACCTGCCGGCCAACCATACCGGCTGGGCATCGCAGATTCAGGAGCATTTCCCCCAGTGGGTTAAGAAAAAAGATACTGGGGAGTTTGTAAGCCCGGGAGCTTGGGGCGTTGAATGGGCAGATTTATGTGAGCTGGATTATTCCAGCAGCGGGCTTTGCAGATATATGGCAGAGGTATTTCTCTTCTGGTGCAGCAAAGGGGTGGACGGATTCCGCTGCGATGCGGGATATATGATTCCTCTGGATGTATGGAGATACATCACAGCAAGGGTTCGGGAGGAGTATCCACATACGATTTTCCTGCTTGAAGGCCTCGGCGGCCCGCTTGAAACCACCAAAGCCCTGCTAACCAAGGGCAATCTGAACTGGGCGTATTCCGAACTCTTCCAGAACTACAATAGAGAGCAAATCGAGGGCTATGCACAATTCTTCCTCGATACCTCGCTAAACCTCGGAACGCTTGTGAATTTTGCTGAAACTCACGACAACAACCGCCTCGCAGGCTCTGGGAAAAATTTTTCAATCCTTAGAACTCTTCTCTGCGCTCTGCTATCAGACTGCGGGGCTTACGGAATCACCTGCGGGGTGGAATGGCTCGCTGAGGAAAAGATTGATGTTCATAACTGCTCCTGCCTGAACTGGGACAGCGAAGATAATATCAAATACACGGTTAAAAGTGCAGTAAGGGTAATAACGAACCACCCGTGTTTTCAGGCGGGAACTAGAAGGCGATTCATACATTCGGGCAGTGAAAACAGCTTAGCCTTGCTCAGACACGCACCCGGAGGCGAAAAGCTGCTTATCCTCTCGAATTTAGACAGCGGGAATGAAAGCTCAGTACAGTGGAGCTGGGAAGATTTCTCCTGCAAGGATGATACATTAGTGAATCTGCTTACAGAAAGTGAAAAAGACTTCTGTATGGAAAACCATACAGCAAAGGTCAGACTTGCCCCGGGTGAGGTTTTGTGTTTATCCAGAAGCAAAGAATATCAGAATTATTGCCAGCAGAAAAAGGATGCACCTGAGCATACAAAGCAGACAGCTAAAGCAAGGATGATGCAGATATGGCAGAATCTGAACGAGGAGGCAGACTGTTCAAAAGTTGATTTCCGCAGGCTTGGAGAAGATTTTATCAAAAATCCTCAAGCTGCAGTTAACAAGCTGCTCCGAGAAAGCGGACATTCAAACAAAATAGTCCACTGGAAGGCCCCCGAAGATTCACGGCGAAATGTAATCCTGCCCTCAGAGCACCTGCTTTTCGTTACTGCGGAAAGCCCGTTTCTCGCAGAAATCAAAAGCAGCGGAAAGGTTTTTGAGCGGCACTATTCCATCCGCTGCGAAGAAGGCAAATACATCGCCGCATTTAACCCAATGGAGGAAACCGGCAGCGTTGAGGAGTTTGATTTTATCCTCCGGCTCTTCGAAGATAAACCCAAACAGCTTAAATCTAAGCTGGTTTGCCCACCTGAAGAGACGCCCGTTAAAATCTGCCTTGATAAAAATTACGAGGACATTCGAGACCGCAGCGACTATGCAATATGCAGCAATGAGATCGGCAGTATGGCGCAGGTTCGCAGCCGCTGGGGAGAAATTTACAGCAAATATGATGCGGTTTTCGCAGCTAATTTGAGCCCCGAATTCCCTGCAGACCGGATAGCATCAGTTGTGAGGTGCAGGGTATGGCTGAGATACAGAGACTACAGCACCCCCATTGAGGCAAGCTGTCAGAGGATTTTCACAACCGATATGAACAACCGCGTTCTATGGGAATTTCAGGCACCTGTAGGTATGGGGAAGATGGTGCCGTTCAAAATCATACTGGATTTCAGTGAGACTTCCAACTCAGCCGTATTGCGATTTAGCCGACCTAAGGCAGACGACTCCGGCCTGTGTCTGGAAGATAGCGAGCAAGTTAGAGTGATTGTGCGTCCTGATGTGGATGCAAGACTCTGCCATATGGTTACCAAGGCCTACAAAGGCCCCGAGCGAGATTACGAAAAGATGAAAAACCATACCAAGCGAGAGCTCATATTCAGCCATTCACAAAATTACAGGCTCAGTGTTGAAGCTGAAAGGGGAAGTTTCACGCCGCAGAGTGAGTGGAAGTATATGCACAATTTGCCGGTTGAAGAGCATAGAGGTCTCGAGAGCACAACCGATCTTTTCAGTCCGGGCTATTTCAGCTTCAACCTTGCAGGCGGAGAACATTCCGGACTGAGTATTGCGGTGAATGAAGAGAATCCGAAGGCATTCAGCGAAGTTCGAGAGCCCGAAACAGGCCAAAAATATAAGATTCAGAAGCTGCTGAAAACTGCATTGAAGCGGTATATAGTTAGAAGGGGCGAATTCAGAACGGTTCTTGCGGGCTTCCCATGGTTTTTAGACTGGGGCAGGGACACCCTTATTGCCCTGCGCGGATTTATTGCTGCAGGATTTTACGAGCAGTCTCGTAAGATAATCCTGCAGTTTGCAAAATTCGAAGAAGGCGGCACTCTTCCGAATATGATACGGGCCGAGGACGTATCCAACCGCGACACCTCAGATGCCCCGCTTTGGCTTTTTGCTGCTGTGAAGGAATATATATCCTACTGCAGCAAGGATATACTGAACGAGAAAGTGGACGGGAGAACACTGCTGGAAGTTCTCGAGTCGATTGCGGAGAATTATCAGCGTGGAACTGATAACGGCATAAAAATGGACGAGCAGTCCGGTCTGATCTTCAGCCCATCGCACTTCACTTGGATGGACACCAACTACCCTGCCGGCACGCCGAGAGAGGGGTATCCTGTGGAGATTCAGGCCCTTTGGGAAGCGGCTCTGAGATTTCTCTCGCAAACCAAATCGAAGAATCCTTCACGCTGGGCAGAGCTTGCCGAAAAGGTTAGAGAAAACATTTCTCTGTTGTATGAAAACAAAAACGGCTTGTCAGACTGCCTGCACTGCTCCCCAGGGACACCTGCAAACGAGGCTGAGCCGGATGACCACTGCAGGTGCAATCAGCTTTTTGCGATAACTCTCGGAGCGATAAGTAACAAAAAGCTCGCTGAAAAGATCCTGCAGAACTGTCAGAGGCTTTTAGTTCCCGGCGGGATACGTTCCTTAGCGGATGAGCCGGTGGAATATGAGCTTGAGATTAGAGATGGCAGCGGCCAGCCGCTGAACGATTCATTCTATCCGTATAAAGGCGTTTACGGCGGCGATGAGGACACCAGCAGGAAGCCGGCATACCATAACGGCACTGCTTGGGGATGGGTTCTGCCTTCTTACTGCGAGGGCCTTGCAATGGTGCATGGGACAAGCGGGATTTCAACTGCGAAAGCTGTTATCAATGCGGCATTTCAGACAATACAAAACGGCTGCATTGGCCATCTGCCCGAGATTCTCGACGGAAATGCCCCGCACAATCAGCGAGGGTGCAAGGCGCAAGGATGGAGCGTAAGCGAATTTTACCGCTTAGCCAAAACTCTGGAAATATAG